Proteins found in one Nostoc sp. NIES-3756 genomic segment:
- a CDS encoding helix-turn-helix domain-containing protein gives MSEEKILTVDFTQEDACLEILPRSPLVSSYHARWEGLRLDVHQQPAHETPEHTPYQHVVTVSLEPQVVQSERILDGRLQHENIAKGDVAIIPAHIHHISRWQSEAKFLVLSMEPAFLTRIAIEAGNLDKIEIKPRFAAPDPLIQQIGLALQTELKSENGVSSIYIESLTTTLCIHLLKHYCVISDAKLDNHEHKGLSQWKLRQAIAYIHENLDKDLSLVDISAIVGISMYYFSRQFKESTGMAPHQYVMNCRIDRAKKLLSSTNQTIEQISSQVGFQSQSHFTNVFRKLTGITPRVYREQVKI, from the coding sequence ATGTCGGAAGAGAAAATCTTAACCGTTGATTTTACTCAAGAAGATGCTTGTTTAGAAATTCTACCGCGATCGCCCTTAGTCTCTAGTTATCATGCACGCTGGGAAGGACTGCGGTTAGATGTTCACCAACAGCCTGCTCATGAAACTCCAGAACACACCCCTTACCAACACGTTGTCACCGTTAGCTTAGAACCGCAAGTAGTGCAATCAGAGCGGATACTTGATGGGCGCTTGCAGCATGAAAATATTGCTAAGGGAGATGTAGCAATTATTCCTGCACATATTCATCACATATCACGCTGGCAATCAGAAGCAAAATTTCTCGTCTTGAGTATGGAACCGGCTTTTCTGACACGTATAGCCATAGAAGCTGGCAATTTAGACAAAATTGAAATAAAACCCCGTTTTGCTGCCCCAGATCCCTTAATTCAACAAATTGGATTAGCTCTGCAAACTGAACTGAAATCTGAAAATGGGGTTAGTAGTATTTATATTGAATCTCTGACGACAACATTGTGTATTCACTTACTTAAACATTATTGTGTAATAAGTGACGCTAAACTTGATAATCATGAGCATAAAGGACTGTCGCAATGGAAACTGAGACAAGCGATCGCTTACATTCATGAAAATCTTGACAAAGATTTGAGTTTGGTAGATATTTCTGCGATCGTGGGAATAAGTATGTATTATTTTTCCCGTCAATTCAAAGAATCAACTGGCATGGCTCCCCATCAGTATGTCATGAATTGCCGAATTGATCGCGCTAAAAAGTTACTAAGCAGCACAAACCAAACTATAGAGCAAATAAGCTCCCAAGTCGGCTTCCAAAGCCAGAGTCATTTTACAAATGTCTTTCGTAAACTCACAGGAATTACGCCAAGAGTATACAGGGAACAGGTGAAGATTTAG
- the dps gene encoding DNA starvation/stationary phase protection protein Dps, translated as MSDNTLSSRLYPTRIDIPAETRVQIVGILNKTLAATLDLKTQAKQAHWNVKGTDFYQLHELFDELAGELEEFVDLVAERVTALGGYAVGTARAAAQNSILPEFPFDILDGREYVAALADRFAPYGKHLREAIAKTDDLGDADTADLYTEISRTIDKRLWFLDAHLQAAAVKGENGTSASKTQQPATVR; from the coding sequence ATGAGTGATAATACTCTGTCATCACGTCTCTATCCCACCCGCATTGATATTCCTGCTGAAACACGGGTGCAAATTGTCGGTATCCTCAATAAAACTTTAGCAGCAACTTTGGACTTGAAAACTCAGGCAAAACAAGCCCACTGGAATGTTAAAGGTACTGATTTTTATCAATTGCACGAATTATTTGACGAACTAGCAGGGGAATTAGAAGAGTTTGTTGACCTTGTTGCAGAAAGGGTAACTGCTTTGGGTGGGTACGCTGTAGGGACAGCACGCGCCGCCGCTCAAAATTCCATTTTGCCAGAATTTCCCTTTGATATTTTGGATGGTAGAGAGTATGTAGCAGCTTTAGCTGATCGCTTTGCACCTTACGGCAAGCACTTGCGGGAAGCGATCGCTAAAACTGATGATTTAGGTGATGCTGACACAGCAGACCTTTATACTGAAATCTCCCGCACTATTGACAAACGCCTCTGGTTCCTAGATGCACATCTACAAGCCGCAGCCGTTAAGGGAGAAAATGGTACATCTGCTAGTAAAACTCAACAGCCAGCTACTGTTAGATAA
- the hpsU gene encoding hormogonium polysaccharide biosynthesis acetyltransferase HpsU, protein MTNDKPFVDLRQYDQSWFNRGRANWYILLWWLVQAIAFPLTPHPFSNIRCWILRLFGARVGKGVVVRPTARFTFPWKVTIGDYSWIGDDVVLYSLDEINIGQHCVISQKTYLCTGSHDIQDPAFGLKIAGITIGNGAWVATDCFIAPGVQIGANAVIGARSSVFTSMPTGQVCWGSPCRPHHPRLKE, encoded by the coding sequence ATGACTAACGACAAACCTTTTGTAGATTTACGCCAGTACGACCAATCTTGGTTTAATCGAGGAAGAGCAAATTGGTATATTTTGTTATGGTGGTTGGTGCAGGCGATCGCCTTTCCTCTCACTCCTCATCCTTTTAGTAACATACGTTGTTGGATATTACGTTTATTTGGTGCGCGAGTCGGTAAGGGTGTGGTTGTCCGTCCCACTGCTCGTTTTACCTTCCCCTGGAAAGTTACTATTGGAGATTACAGTTGGATTGGTGACGATGTAGTTCTCTACAGCTTAGATGAAATTAACATCGGTCAGCATTGCGTAATTTCACAGAAAACTTATCTATGTACTGGTAGCCATGATATCCAAGACCCAGCATTTGGGTTAAAGATAGCAGGTATCACCATCGGTAATGGTGCTTGGGTAGCCACAGATTGTTTTATAGCGCCAGGGGTACAAATTGGAGCTAATGCTGTAATTGGCGCTCGTAGTAGCGTTTTTACTAGTATGCCGACTGGGCAAGTCTGTTGGGGTAGTCCTTGCCGTCCTCACCATCCCAGGTTGAAGGAGTAG
- a CDS encoding DUF928 domain-containing protein — protein MSNLKPIKLLVAIAVGYTSLLGGNSWVLAKPTVSSPNPRNTNNVPLITPTKKTHFAQVPLPSSERRPGGRVRGGAKRGSCPSVEPQLTALVPFTEDVPTVTNVWGLTTQAHPTFLFYVPYSQDSGYPTEFVLQDQDANIIYQKAIALPEKPGIISVSLPTDAVALALDKQYRWFFTVECDHKKPSPPIYVEGVIQRVQLKPATLKQLETSSPLQKIDIYAENGIWFDSAELLFQLRQQNPRDTTLAEKWRNLLTSIKLDDIIPKPLISSKP, from the coding sequence ATGTCTAATTTAAAACCTATTAAACTATTAGTTGCGATCGCTGTAGGCTACACCAGCCTATTAGGTGGAAATTCCTGGGTATTAGCAAAGCCTACTGTTAGTTCCCCTAACCCGCGTAACACAAATAACGTACCTTTAATTACTCCTACTAAAAAAACTCACTTTGCTCAAGTACCTCTACCAAGCTCAGAACGCCGTCCTGGAGGGCGTGTTCGTGGTGGTGCTAAACGGGGTTCCTGTCCCTCAGTAGAACCTCAATTAACTGCTTTAGTGCCGTTTACTGAAGATGTTCCCACCGTTACCAATGTTTGGGGACTCACAACACAGGCACATCCGACATTTTTGTTCTATGTGCCGTATTCTCAAGATTCTGGCTATCCAACGGAATTTGTATTGCAAGACCAGGATGCGAATATTATTTACCAAAAAGCGATCGCTCTCCCAGAAAAGCCAGGAATCATTAGCGTTTCCCTACCCACTGATGCTGTTGCTTTAGCATTAGATAAGCAATACCGTTGGTTTTTTACCGTAGAGTGTGACCACAAAAAACCTTCACCCCCCATCTATGTTGAAGGCGTAATTCAGCGAGTCCAACTCAAACCCGCAACCCTCAAGCAATTAGAAACCAGTTCACCATTACAGAAAATTGACATCTACGCCGAAAATGGTATTTGGTTCGACTCTGCCGAATTACTCTTTCAACTCCGCCAACAAAATCCTCGAGATACCACACTTGCCGAAAAATGGCGTAACCTACTCACAAGCATCAAGTTAGATGACATTATACCCAAACCTCTGATTTCTTCTAAACCATAA
- a CDS encoding CHASE2 domain-containing protein: MTKLVVLKFGDGGFDQGFTVTLQIGEESDRPSTEITGKLPPCPDMLLYYTRWQSTYLQLGNGYRLDADKIQVTNVSITQDCHELAHTLRLRFNNWLQAQEFRPLREKWLEKLQPTDEIRVILQSENSHLQRLPWHIWDLLERYPKAEIALSSPSYELVHKRRTPNPSVNILAIVGNSQGINTQADQAMLQNFPNADVSFLVEPQRKELTDYLWGRSWDILFFAGHSSSQGHDGIGRIYLNKTDSLSIGELKYALKQAIERGLQLAIFNSCDGLGLAKELADLNIPQIIVMREPVPDQVAQEFLKYFIQSFASGESLYQAVRHARERLQGLEDRFPCATWLPVICQNPAQVPLTWDELAEPLTQPIFNDVPPVPKQRGLKKVALSSLLVTAVVCGLRFLGVLQTSELQAYDQMMRSRPDEGPDPRILIVTIDDEDLANQRRNGESLKGTSISEKSLTQLLTKLSQYQPKAIGLDIYRDFPAEQPDLISQLKQTDNLIGVCKGSDTTANIKGIEPPPEIPRERQGFSDFVHDADGVVRRHLLFMNQETASLCSAPYAFSTQLAFLYLSSLGIESKFTSEEATKNLQVGNIVLHRLSSRTGAYQGIDANGGQILLNYRASRKIAEQVTLTQILNSPINPNAIKDRIILVGVVARGDFPDYWGTPYGSRLDEQMPGVMVQAHMVSQILSAVLDRRSLLTVWMPGLEVVWIGSWAALGGFLAWRWRLFSKLALAVGVSSSVLYFMSLSLLVWGFWVPFVPSALSLVSTVTVVTIQNRRVGSKE, encoded by the coding sequence ATGACAAAGTTGGTGGTGCTGAAATTTGGAGATGGTGGTTTTGACCAGGGGTTTACCGTGACTCTTCAGATTGGCGAAGAAAGCGATCGCCCTTCGACAGAAATCACAGGTAAGCTCCCGCCATGTCCTGATATGCTGCTATATTACACTCGTTGGCAATCCACCTATCTACAGCTTGGTAACGGTTATCGCTTAGATGCTGACAAAATTCAGGTCACAAATGTATCAATTACTCAAGATTGCCATGAATTAGCCCATACTTTACGGTTACGGTTTAATAATTGGTTACAAGCACAAGAGTTTCGCCCTTTAAGGGAAAAATGGTTAGAAAAATTACAACCGACAGACGAAATTCGCGTAATTTTACAGTCAGAAAATAGCCACTTACAAAGATTACCTTGGCACATCTGGGATTTACTGGAACGCTATCCCAAAGCAGAAATCGCTCTGTCATCACCAAGCTACGAGCTAGTTCATAAGCGTCGCACCCCTAACCCCAGTGTTAATATTTTGGCGATCGTTGGTAATAGTCAGGGAATTAATACCCAAGCTGACCAAGCAATGCTGCAAAATTTTCCTAATGCGGATGTCAGCTTTTTAGTAGAACCACAACGTAAAGAATTAACAGATTATCTTTGGGGCAGAAGTTGGGATATTTTATTTTTCGCCGGACACAGTTCTAGTCAAGGACACGACGGTATCGGTAGAATTTACCTCAATAAAACTGATAGCCTCAGTATTGGTGAATTAAAGTACGCCCTCAAACAAGCCATAGAAAGAGGGTTACAATTAGCAATTTTTAATTCCTGTGATGGGTTAGGACTGGCGAAAGAACTAGCGGATTTAAACATCCCCCAAATCATTGTCATGCGCGAACCTGTTCCCGATCAGGTCGCTCAAGAGTTCTTGAAGTATTTTATTCAAAGCTTTGCTAGTGGTGAATCTTTATACCAAGCAGTCAGACATGCCAGGGAACGCTTGCAAGGTTTAGAAGATAGATTTCCCTGTGCGACTTGGCTACCAGTAATTTGTCAAAATCCTGCCCAAGTACCGCTTACTTGGGACGAATTAGCCGAGCCTCTAACACAACCTATATTTAATGATGTTCCACCAGTTCCTAAACAACGTGGGTTAAAGAAGGTGGCTTTGTCGAGTTTGCTGGTGACGGCTGTAGTTTGTGGCTTAAGGTTTTTGGGAGTGTTACAAACATCTGAACTACAAGCCTATGATCAAATGATGCGATCGCGCCCCGACGAAGGCCCCGATCCCCGCATACTTATAGTCACAATAGATGACGAAGATTTAGCTAATCAACGCCGTAACGGCGAGTCATTAAAAGGAACTTCTATCTCTGAAAAGTCACTTACCCAACTATTAACAAAACTATCCCAATATCAACCTAAAGCTATTGGTTTAGATATCTATCGTGACTTCCCCGCCGAACAACCAGATTTAATTTCTCAACTCAAACAGACTGACAATTTAATTGGTGTGTGTAAGGGAAGTGATACAACTGCCAATATCAAAGGCATTGAACCACCACCAGAAATCCCTAGAGAACGCCAAGGCTTTAGCGACTTCGTTCACGATGCTGATGGTGTAGTGCGGCGACATCTCCTATTCATGAATCAAGAAACCGCATCATTATGTTCTGCACCCTATGCTTTCAGTACTCAGTTAGCATTTCTCTATCTCTCATCTCTAGGGATTGAATCAAAATTCACCTCTGAAGAAGCCACTAAGAATTTACAGGTAGGCAATATTGTTCTTCATCGCCTCTCATCACGCACAGGAGCTTATCAAGGTATTGATGCCAATGGTGGTCAAATTCTCCTCAATTACCGCGCTTCCCGAAAAATCGCTGAACAGGTGACACTCACCCAGATTTTAAATAGTCCCATCAATCCGAACGCTATTAAGGATCGGATTATACTGGTTGGTGTAGTAGCCAGAGGAGACTTTCCCGACTATTGGGGTACACCCTACGGCAGCCGTTTAGACGAGCAAATGCCTGGAGTTATGGTACAGGCTCACATGGTGAGCCAAATTCTAAGTGCTGTTCTCGACAGGCGCTCATTGTTAACGGTGTGGATGCCTGGGTTAGAAGTAGTTTGGATTGGTAGTTGGGCTGCTTTAGGTGGCTTCCTAGCTTGGCGATGGCGTTTATTTTCCAAGTTGGCATTAGCAGTTGGTGTGAGTTCTAGTGTTTTGTACTTCATGAGTCTCAGTCTACTAGTTTGGGGCTTTTGGGTTCCCTTTGTCCCAAGTGCCTTATCCTTGGTGTCAACTGTTACTGTAGTGACAATTCAAAATAGGAGAGTAGGGAGTAAGGAGTAG
- the cobU gene encoding bifunctional adenosylcobinamide kinase/adenosylcobinamide-phosphate guanylyltransferase — protein sequence MGKVILITGPARSGKSEWAEALAIKSGKSVIYVATATTIPDDAEWQERISQHKNRRPPDWKTLEVPITLSATLADTKPSSCVLVDSLGTWVANFLEEDEVSWANTVTEFLVTVQLVAADMLFVAEETGWGIVPAYPLGRTFRDRLGSLVRQLGAICETVYLVTGGYALNLSTLGTRLPDSADYE from the coding sequence TTGGGAAAAGTCATCTTAATTACGGGGCCTGCTAGGTCTGGCAAGAGTGAATGGGCAGAGGCTTTAGCAATAAAATCAGGGAAATCAGTTATCTACGTGGCTACAGCAACTACTATTCCTGATGATGCCGAATGGCAAGAGCGCATTTCACAACATAAAAACCGTCGTCCTCCAGATTGGAAAACCTTAGAAGTTCCAATTACACTGTCTGCAACTCTGGCAGATACCAAGCCAAGCAGTTGTGTTCTGGTGGACTCTTTAGGTACTTGGGTAGCTAATTTTTTAGAAGAGGATGAAGTAAGTTGGGCAAATACTGTGACAGAATTTTTGGTTACAGTACAGTTGGTTGCTGCTGATATGCTATTCGTTGCTGAAGAAACAGGTTGGGGTATAGTGCCAGCATATCCTTTAGGACGCACATTCCGCGATCGCCTTGGGTCTTTAGTGCGTCAATTGGGTGCAATTTGCGAAACTGTTTATTTAGTTACTGGCGGTTATGCCCTCAATCTCAGCACACTTGGGACAAGATTACCAGACTCAGCAGATTATGAATGA
- a CDS encoding glycosyltransferase: MPDTQISAIICTHNRDTYLGAAIDSLLGQDFTGEFEVVVVDNGSSDRTREVVEQRAGDSRLKYVFEPIIGLSVARNTGAKIASAEILAYLDDDAVASKQWLQVLYGAYQQNLQLAIAGGKVTLLWPPDIKPPTWLSSELSGNLGAYDLGEDIVYIQQPGLTPRGLNYSIRRTFLAEIGGFDPNLGRVGKNLLSNEELQMTELALKGGWQVAYLPEALVAHNVAPERLNRSWFLNRGWWQGISECYREQVAGRAGIGQLSRGGERLVRGLYKAARYFSNPALRFDNLVYAYGQIGYLIAVLQGLLFTANNKSSQ, encoded by the coding sequence ATGCCAGATACTCAAATCTCTGCCATTATCTGTACTCACAATCGGGATACTTATTTAGGTGCGGCGATTGATAGCCTATTAGGGCAAGATTTCACAGGTGAGTTTGAAGTTGTGGTAGTGGATAACGGATCTAGCGATCGCACTCGTGAAGTTGTCGAGCAGAGGGCTGGTGATTCACGTTTAAAATATGTATTTGAACCCATCATTGGTTTATCTGTAGCGCGGAATACTGGTGCTAAAATCGCTAGTGCCGAAATTCTGGCTTATTTAGATGATGATGCAGTCGCTAGTAAGCAGTGGCTACAAGTATTGTATGGAGCTTATCAACAAAATCTGCAACTAGCGATCGCTGGTGGTAAAGTTACTCTCCTTTGGCCTCCCGACATCAAACCACCAACTTGGCTATCTTCTGAGTTATCAGGAAATTTGGGAGCCTACGATTTAGGTGAGGATATAGTTTATATTCAGCAACCAGGGTTAACACCAAGAGGCTTGAATTACTCTATCCGCCGCACTTTTTTGGCAGAAATCGGTGGTTTTGACCCTAATCTTGGTCGCGTAGGGAAAAACCTCCTATCTAATGAGGAACTACAAATGACAGAACTCGCCCTCAAAGGAGGTTGGCAAGTTGCCTATCTACCAGAAGCCTTAGTTGCTCATAACGTCGCTCCAGAACGCCTCAACCGCTCCTGGTTTTTAAACCGGGGATGGTGGCAAGGGATCAGTGAGTGCTATCGAGAGCAAGTCGCAGGGAGGGCAGGAATTGGTCAATTATCCAGAGGTGGCGAACGGTTGGTGCGTGGCTTGTATAAAGCTGCCCGATATTTTTCCAATCCAGCCTTACGTTTTGATAACCTTGTATATGCCTATGGACAAATAGGTTACTTAATCGCAGTCCTTCAAGGTTTACTGTTTACAGCTAATAATAAAAGTAGTCAATAG
- a CDS encoding DUF1822 family protein codes for MTNTTNKLDDFAIILPISQAARTTAQQFANNQPNSQKAEQVRLNTLAVSVVNDYLQMMEVPTNLTASDSWNPIMQLCADVADLEIPSLGRLECRPVQSHEQVCSIPPETWEERIGYVIVQVDETNSEAKLLGFIKKVTTETLSLNQLQPIEALIDRLEQLKSSPVDAWVNLSQWFIGQCEAGWQTIEDLWNSLEARPAYAFRSPVSTPETASNQQAVTRRAKLIDLGIQIVNQQVMLIMEIAPETNGKTSVRLQLHAIGNQIYLPTGVELKVLDTSGAVFLEAQARSADNYLQLQFRGELEEQFSVQVSLDDMSVTENFVI; via the coding sequence ATGACTAACACTACCAACAAGCTAGACGATTTCGCCATTATCTTACCGATTTCTCAAGCAGCTCGTACTACTGCCCAGCAGTTCGCTAACAATCAGCCTAATTCCCAAAAAGCAGAGCAAGTCAGGCTCAATACTTTGGCTGTGTCAGTAGTCAACGACTATCTGCAAATGATGGAAGTTCCCACTAATTTAACAGCTAGTGATAGTTGGAATCCCATTATGCAGCTTTGTGCGGATGTGGCTGATTTAGAAATTCCCTCACTTGGTCGTTTGGAATGCCGTCCTGTACAATCGCATGAGCAAGTATGTTCTATTCCCCCAGAAACTTGGGAGGAAAGAATAGGTTATGTAATTGTGCAAGTTGATGAAACCAATTCGGAAGCTAAGTTACTAGGCTTTATTAAAAAAGTTACAACCGAGACATTAAGTTTAAATCAACTACAACCCATAGAAGCATTAATTGATCGCTTAGAGCAACTCAAAAGTTCTCCTGTTGATGCTTGGGTAAATTTAAGTCAGTGGTTTATTGGTCAATGTGAAGCAGGTTGGCAAACCATAGAAGATTTGTGGAACTCGCTGGAAGCTAGACCAGCTTATGCTTTTCGTAGTCCTGTAAGTACTCCAGAAACAGCTTCTAATCAACAAGCAGTCACCAGACGGGCAAAATTAATTGATTTGGGTATCCAAATTGTCAATCAACAAGTGATGTTGATTATGGAAATTGCGCCTGAAACCAATGGAAAAACTAGCGTCCGCCTACAACTTCACGCTATAGGTAATCAAATATACCTGCCAACAGGGGTAGAACTTAAGGTACTAGACACATCTGGAGCAGTATTTCTAGAAGCTCAAGCCAGAAGTGCTGACAACTACCTCCAGTTACAATTCCGTGGGGAACTTGAGGAACAATTTAGCGTTCAGGTATCATTGGATGATATGAGTGTTACAGAAAACTTTGTAATTTAA
- a CDS encoding thiol-disulfide oxidoreductase DCC family protein: MHYYVIYDGNCNLCVTLVQLLETLDQGKIFRYIPMQDEQAIAKWEITPQGCELGMILIDANEPQRRWQGSDAAEEIGRLLPLGSIFVDAYRNLPGVKWVGDRIYAQIRDNRYTIFGKRSCTYQSPYGQNNS; encoded by the coding sequence ATACATTACTACGTTATATATGATGGTAATTGTAATCTCTGCGTCACGCTAGTACAATTACTAGAAACCTTAGACCAAGGCAAAATTTTCCGTTACATTCCCATGCAGGATGAACAGGCGATTGCGAAATGGGAAATTACACCCCAAGGTTGTGAACTAGGGATGATTTTAATCGATGCCAACGAACCGCAACGGCGCTGGCAAGGCAGTGATGCCGCCGAAGAAATTGGCCGCTTATTACCACTAGGTAGTATTTTTGTAGACGCTTATCGAAATTTACCCGGTGTAAAATGGGTAGGCGATCGCATTTACGCCCAAATACGTGATAACCGTTATACCATATTTGGTAAGCGCTCTTGTACTTATCAATCACCTTATGGTCAAAATAATTCGTAA
- a CDS encoding glycosyltransferase family 2 protein, whose translation MSSKVPVSVLIPAKNEEANLPACLDSLQRADEIFIVDSQSTDRSAEIAKNYGANLVQFHFNGRWPKKKNWSLDNLPFRNEWVLIVDCDERIPNELWDEIAQVIKQEEFTGYYLNRRVFFLGKWIRYGGKYPDWNLRLFKHKLGRYENLHTEDVPNTGDNEVHEHVVMQGKVGYLKQDMLHEDFRDIYHWLERHNRYSNWEARVYYNLITGEDQSDTIGANLFGEAVQRKRFLKKVWVRLPFKPLLRFILFYIIRLGFLDGKAGYIYGRLLSQYEYQIGVKLYELSNCGGQLNTANTSPSLPPSLAQEIEKSTT comes from the coding sequence ATGTCATCTAAAGTCCCCGTTTCTGTACTCATCCCTGCCAAAAATGAAGAGGCAAATCTACCAGCCTGTCTCGACAGCCTCCAAAGAGCAGATGAAATATTTATTGTAGATTCGCAAAGTACAGATAGAAGTGCTGAGATTGCTAAAAATTATGGTGCCAACCTAGTTCAGTTTCACTTTAATGGACGTTGGCCGAAAAAGAAAAATTGGTCTTTAGATAACCTACCATTTCGCAACGAGTGGGTATTGATTGTAGATTGTGATGAGCGCATTCCTAATGAATTGTGGGATGAAATCGCTCAAGTTATTAAACAAGAAGAATTTACAGGCTACTATCTCAACCGTCGAGTATTTTTCTTGGGTAAATGGATTCGCTATGGTGGCAAATATCCCGATTGGAACTTACGCTTATTTAAGCATAAGTTAGGGCGCTACGAAAATTTACATACCGAAGACGTACCAAATACAGGCGATAACGAAGTTCATGAACACGTTGTCATGCAGGGTAAAGTCGGGTATCTCAAACAAGATATGCTTCATGAAGATTTCCGTGACATTTACCACTGGCTAGAAAGACACAACCGTTACTCCAATTGGGAAGCCCGCGTTTATTACAACCTGATTACAGGTGAAGATCAAAGTGATACCATTGGAGCCAATTTATTTGGTGAAGCCGTACAACGCAAACGTTTTCTCAAAAAAGTCTGGGTACGCCTGCCATTTAAACCGCTTTTAAGGTTTATTTTGTTCTACATCATTCGGCTAGGCTTTCTCGATGGCAAAGCTGGATATATTTATGGACGGTTGTTAAGTCAATACGAATATCAAATTGGCGTTAAACTCTACGAATTAAGCAATTGTGGCGGTCAATTGAATACTGCAAATACTTCTCCTTCCCTCCCTCCATCTCTAGCTCAAGAAATTGAAAAGTCTACAACCTAA
- a CDS encoding DUF4360 domain-containing protein, with protein MNNLKLQNKSIKFIPAMLAATTLITAAVSPALASDKVEILGAQYGGNGCPVGSASVSVSPDGQELSILFDKFTALGNESSQSRKSCNLSIPIKVPQGFQISLYDADYRGYVAPSTVGNLRAEYFFAGQRGPVFSRTFNGETNYNVRDQLKTVGDVWSSCGNSVNMRVNAAMTASGKGVATVDSFDLAHRGLVYHIKYRQCR; from the coding sequence ATGAATAATCTTAAATTGCAGAACAAATCCATCAAGTTTATCCCTGCTATGTTGGCTGCAACTACATTAATTACCGCCGCCGTTAGCCCCGCTCTCGCTAGCGATAAGGTTGAGATTTTAGGCGCACAATATGGCGGTAATGGTTGTCCAGTAGGCTCCGCCAGTGTCAGTGTCAGTCCGGATGGTCAAGAATTAAGCATTCTATTTGATAAGTTTACCGCTCTAGGAAATGAGTCATCACAAAGCCGTAAAAGCTGTAATTTGAGTATTCCCATCAAAGTACCTCAAGGCTTTCAGATTTCTCTATATGATGCTGATTATCGAGGCTATGTTGCTCCTAGTACTGTTGGGAATTTACGAGCAGAATATTTCTTTGCTGGTCAGCGTGGCCCGGTTTTTTCCAGAACGTTTAATGGAGAAACTAACTACAATGTTCGAGATCAATTAAAAACAGTAGGGGATGTCTGGTCGAGTTGTGGTAATAGCGTCAATATGCGAGTAAATGCTGCGATGACTGCTAGTGGTAAAGGAGTTGCTACTGTTGACTCTTTTGACCTCGCTCATCGTGGTTTGGTATATCACATCAAATACCGCCAATGCCGCTAG